From the genome of Phytohabitans rumicis, one region includes:
- a CDS encoding pyridoxamine 5'-phosphate oxidase family protein gives MIEVASLAELEEIVGEPTPAVANKARKALHENDRQWLAKSPFCLIATAGADGACDVSPKGDPPGFALVLDDTTIAIPDRPGNRRVDGFRNVLANPHVGLLFLIPGRGDTLRVNGRARLVREAPFFDQMVVKGHRPRLALVVEIEQVFYHCSKAFLRSALWLPETWDPDALPSRARIAKDLERKDDPLEELERYYGPEYAKKLYG, from the coding sequence GTGATCGAGGTTGCCTCCCTGGCCGAGCTCGAAGAGATCGTGGGGGAGCCCACGCCCGCCGTCGCCAACAAGGCACGCAAGGCCCTGCACGAGAACGACCGGCAGTGGCTGGCCAAGTCGCCGTTCTGCCTGATCGCGACCGCGGGCGCGGACGGGGCCTGCGACGTCTCGCCGAAGGGCGACCCGCCCGGCTTCGCGCTGGTGCTCGACGACACCACCATCGCGATCCCGGACCGCCCCGGCAACCGGCGCGTCGACGGCTTCCGCAACGTGCTGGCCAACCCGCATGTGGGCCTCCTCTTCCTGATCCCCGGCCGGGGCGACACGCTGCGCGTCAACGGCCGGGCCCGGCTGGTGCGCGAGGCGCCGTTCTTCGACCAGATGGTCGTCAAGGGACACCGGCCCCGCCTCGCCCTGGTCGTGGAGATCGAGCAGGTCTTCTACCACTGCTCCAAGGCGTTCCTGCGGTCCGCGCTGTGGCTGCCGGAGACGTGGGACCCGGATGCGCTGCCGTCCCGCGCCCGGATCGCCAAGGACCTGGAACGCAAGGACGACCCGCTGGAGGAATTGGAGCGCTACTACGGCCCGGAGTACGCCAAGAAGCTATACGGCTGA
- a CDS encoding polyprenol monophosphomannose synthase — protein sequence MTNAVELPAPWCDVPLTVVVPTFNEVDNVPRLVERLLALRLPGLHVLIADDNSPDGTGEVADKLATENPGRVTVVHRAGKEGLGRAYVDGMSRALDAGAAYVAQMDADLSHPPEALPGLLGTLLATQAGVVIGSRYVPGGELDENWPFYRRALSGWANFYVHTLLNVRIRDLTAGFKVWRADVLRDVDLSRVQSNGYSFQVEMHYLATRQGHTIIEVPIRFEERTSGASKMTTRTKVESAVMPFRLRWKHRAGGAA from the coding sequence GTGACAAACGCTGTCGAGTTGCCCGCCCCCTGGTGCGACGTTCCATTGACTGTTGTCGTTCCCACCTTCAACGAGGTGGACAACGTGCCCCGGCTCGTCGAGCGGCTCCTCGCGCTCCGGCTACCCGGGCTGCACGTGCTGATCGCCGACGACAACTCTCCGGACGGCACCGGCGAGGTGGCCGACAAGCTCGCCACGGAAAATCCGGGGCGCGTCACGGTCGTCCACCGCGCGGGCAAGGAGGGTCTCGGCCGGGCGTACGTCGACGGCATGAGCCGCGCGCTCGACGCCGGCGCCGCGTACGTCGCGCAGATGGACGCTGACCTGTCGCACCCGCCGGAGGCGCTGCCCGGCCTGCTCGGCACGCTGCTGGCCACCCAGGCCGGCGTGGTCATCGGGTCACGCTACGTACCCGGCGGCGAGCTGGACGAGAACTGGCCGTTCTACCGCCGGGCCCTGTCCGGCTGGGCCAACTTCTACGTACACACGCTGCTCAACGTGCGGATCCGCGACCTGACCGCGGGCTTCAAGGTGTGGCGGGCCGACGTGCTGCGCGACGTCGACCTGAGCCGGGTGCAGTCGAACGGGTACAGCTTCCAGGTGGAGATGCACTACCTGGCGACGCGGCAGGGCCACACGATCATCGAGGTGCCGATCCGCTTCGAGGAGCGCACCAGCGGGGCGTCCAAGATGACCACCCGTACCAAGGTGGAGAGCGCCGTGATGCCGTTCCGCCTGCGCTGGAAGCACCGCGCGGGCGGCGCGGCCTAG
- a CDS encoding S8 family serine peptidase has protein sequence MRKLPSWGRRSAALLLASGVAAGMTLVGGGAPAIADPTDEPDVLKSAPVDTLGAHDVDLLAEAEAKGQQHVMLIVATDKGETNDVASELTKLGATVAKRYDGVGYVRAQVPTKSVLKAAKLPGVAAIDLNESIALPDPVQDAKPGASATGTQAVAGPGPSTPAANPFMPTHETGAVAFKQQHPTWDGRGVTIGILDSGVDLDNPALATTTTGERKIVDWFTATDPIFDVDGTWRAMLTTVTGPTFTFAGGTWTAPAGSYKINRFNEATTAGGDNAGDVNRDGDTTDLFGVLYDPVSHDIRVDTNQNLNFTDDAVMRPYKERFDVGHFGTDNPATAVRDQMPFVVEFREDVDTTPAGLPGVADFVNIGLVESSHGSHVAGITAANDMLGNPVFDGAAPGAKIVSGRACNWSGGCTAAALMDGMADLVINRGVDVVNMSIGGLPAFNDGNNARGELYNRLISDYGVQLVISDGNDGPGVNSAGDPGVVTDVISVAASISKETWLANYGSVVRKKNALFNFSSRGPREDGGFKPNITAPGAAISTAPMWQPGSPVAEAGYSLPPGYLMANGTSMSSPQTAGAVALLLSAAKATDRGVTPAALRRALYSSAKWIDGVPAFGQGSGMVNVPGAWSLLRGGVQTRTYTSQAPVCTELSSFLETPGVGTGIYNRCAASNGGHKPGQSKSYTLKLTRTSGPAKAVTHQLSWLGNDGTFSAPRFVVLPLNKTVNISIQAKPSVGAHGALLRVDDPATSTVDYEVLNTVVAANDVKQPNFAFSASGEVDRNSHQTFFVTVPAGAAALQVNLSGIATGSQTRFITFNPHGVRQEDNSSPFCYTNFSDPAVCKPQERSYEKPIPGVWEIEVESRRTSPALNNPFQLTARVQGVSVAPEVIDLPSVTAGQANPVSWTLTNQFGPINVAAQGGSLGSASVQRPTIADGEVQTYDVVVPAGATSLDAVIGNPSDPGADLDLFVFRGATLVAFEADGDSEESVSIPNPQPGTYTIEIDGFAVPAGSTAYDYRDVFYAASLGSISVPSALVTLANGATTTVSGTVTALSVPAGGRSLFGEALFVTDEGAVVGRGGVAIGTVS, from the coding sequence GTGAGAAAACTCCCCAGTTGGGGGCGGCGAAGCGCTGCTCTGCTGCTCGCGTCAGGCGTGGCGGCAGGCATGACGCTGGTGGGCGGCGGAGCCCCCGCCATCGCCGACCCGACCGACGAACCCGATGTCCTCAAGAGCGCACCCGTGGACACGCTGGGCGCCCACGACGTCGACCTGCTCGCCGAGGCGGAGGCGAAGGGTCAGCAGCACGTCATGCTGATCGTCGCCACCGACAAGGGTGAGACGAACGACGTCGCCAGCGAGCTGACCAAGCTCGGCGCCACGGTCGCCAAGCGGTACGACGGCGTCGGCTACGTACGCGCGCAGGTCCCCACCAAGTCCGTCCTCAAGGCCGCCAAGCTGCCCGGCGTCGCCGCGATCGACCTCAACGAGTCGATCGCGCTGCCCGACCCGGTGCAGGACGCGAAGCCGGGAGCCAGCGCCACCGGGACGCAGGCCGTCGCCGGGCCGGGCCCCAGCACCCCGGCCGCCAACCCGTTCATGCCGACGCACGAGACCGGCGCCGTCGCGTTCAAGCAGCAGCACCCCACGTGGGACGGCCGCGGCGTGACGATCGGCATCCTCGACTCCGGCGTGGACCTGGACAACCCGGCCCTGGCCACGACGACGACCGGCGAGCGGAAGATCGTGGACTGGTTCACCGCGACCGACCCGATCTTCGACGTGGACGGCACCTGGCGGGCCATGCTCACCACCGTGACCGGCCCGACGTTCACGTTCGCGGGAGGCACCTGGACCGCGCCCGCCGGCAGCTACAAGATCAACCGGTTCAACGAGGCGACGACGGCCGGCGGCGACAACGCCGGTGACGTCAACCGGGACGGCGACACCACCGACCTCTTCGGTGTCCTGTACGACCCGGTCAGCCACGACATCCGCGTCGACACGAACCAGAACCTCAACTTCACCGACGACGCCGTGATGCGGCCGTACAAGGAGAGGTTCGACGTCGGCCACTTCGGTACGGACAACCCGGCCACCGCGGTGCGCGACCAGATGCCGTTCGTGGTCGAGTTCCGCGAGGACGTCGACACCACCCCGGCCGGCCTGCCGGGCGTCGCGGACTTCGTCAACATCGGCCTCGTGGAGAGCTCGCACGGCTCGCACGTCGCCGGCATCACCGCCGCGAACGACATGCTGGGCAACCCCGTGTTCGACGGTGCCGCCCCGGGCGCGAAGATCGTCTCCGGGCGGGCCTGCAACTGGAGCGGCGGCTGCACCGCGGCGGCGCTCATGGACGGCATGGCCGACCTGGTCATCAACCGCGGCGTCGACGTCGTGAACATGTCGATCGGCGGCCTGCCCGCGTTCAACGACGGCAACAACGCCCGCGGCGAGCTCTACAACCGGCTGATCAGCGACTACGGCGTACAGCTGGTCATCTCGGACGGCAACGACGGTCCGGGCGTGAACTCGGCCGGCGACCCCGGCGTGGTCACCGACGTGATCAGCGTGGCGGCCAGCATCAGCAAGGAGACCTGGCTGGCCAACTACGGCTCGGTGGTGCGCAAGAAGAACGCGCTGTTCAACTTCTCCTCGCGCGGGCCGCGCGAGGACGGCGGCTTCAAGCCCAACATCACCGCGCCGGGCGCGGCCATCTCCACCGCCCCCATGTGGCAGCCGGGCTCACCGGTCGCCGAGGCCGGCTACAGCCTGCCGCCGGGCTACCTGATGGCCAACGGTACGTCGATGTCGTCCCCGCAGACCGCGGGTGCGGTGGCCCTGCTGCTGTCCGCCGCGAAGGCGACCGACCGGGGCGTCACCCCGGCCGCGCTGCGCCGGGCGCTGTACAGCTCGGCCAAGTGGATCGACGGCGTGCCCGCGTTCGGGCAGGGCAGCGGCATGGTCAACGTGCCGGGCGCCTGGTCGCTGCTGCGCGGCGGCGTGCAGACCCGGACATACACCTCGCAGGCGCCGGTCTGCACCGAGCTGTCCAGCTTCCTGGAGACGCCCGGCGTGGGCACCGGCATCTACAACCGGTGCGCCGCGAGCAATGGCGGGCACAAGCCGGGGCAGTCCAAGTCGTACACGCTGAAGCTGACCCGGACGAGCGGGCCGGCCAAGGCGGTCACGCACCAGCTGAGCTGGCTGGGCAACGACGGCACGTTCTCCGCGCCGCGGTTCGTGGTGCTGCCGCTGAACAAGACCGTCAACATCTCCATCCAGGCCAAGCCGAGCGTCGGCGCGCACGGCGCGCTGCTGCGGGTCGACGACCCGGCCACGTCCACCGTGGACTACGAGGTGCTCAACACCGTGGTCGCGGCCAACGACGTGAAGCAGCCGAACTTCGCGTTCAGCGCCTCGGGCGAGGTGGACCGCAACTCGCACCAGACCTTCTTCGTCACCGTGCCGGCCGGCGCGGCGGCGCTGCAGGTCAACCTCTCCGGCATCGCGACCGGCTCGCAGACGCGGTTCATCACGTTCAACCCGCACGGCGTACGGCAGGAGGACAACAGCAGCCCGTTCTGCTACACGAACTTCTCCGACCCGGCGGTGTGCAAGCCGCAGGAGCGCTCGTACGAGAAGCCGATCCCGGGAGTCTGGGAGATCGAGGTCGAGTCCCGGCGTACGTCGCCGGCGCTCAACAACCCGTTCCAGCTCACCGCCCGGGTGCAGGGCGTCTCGGTCGCGCCGGAGGTGATCGACCTGCCGTCCGTGACGGCCGGCCAGGCCAACCCGGTCTCCTGGACGCTCACGAACCAGTTCGGCCCGATCAACGTGGCGGCCCAGGGCGGGTCGCTCGGTAGCGCCTCCGTCCAGCGTCCCACCATCGCCGACGGCGAGGTGCAGACGTACGACGTGGTCGTGCCGGCCGGCGCCACGTCGCTCGACGCGGTGATCGGCAACCCGAGTGACCCGGGTGCCGACCTGGACCTCTTCGTGTTCCGCGGTGCCACGCTGGTGGCGTTCGAGGCCGACGGCGACTCCGAGGAGTCGGTGTCGATCCCGAACCCGCAGCCCGGGACGTACACCATCGAGATCGACGGGTTCGCCGTGCCGGCGGGCTCGACGGCGTACGACTACCGCGACGTGTTCTACGCGGCGTCGCTCGGCTCGATCTCGGTGCCGTCCGCGCTGGTGACGCTGGCCAACGGCGCCACGACGACGGTCAGCGGCACGGTGACCGCGCTGTCGGTGCCGGCCGGCGGGCGCAGCCTCTTCGGCGAGGCGCTCTTCGTGACCGACGAGGGCGCCGTGGTCGGCCGCGGCGGCGTGGCGATCGGCACGGTCAGCTAG
- a CDS encoding metal-sensitive transcriptional regulator: MDHSAHGQHGYIHNKDDYLKRLRRIEGQARGLQRMVEEEKYCIDILTQVSAMTKALQSVALGLLDEHLSHCVVQAAASGGTEADEKVREASEAIARLVRS, from the coding sequence ATGGACCACAGCGCTCACGGCCAGCACGGCTACATCCACAACAAGGACGACTACCTCAAGCGGCTGCGGCGCATCGAGGGGCAGGCGCGCGGACTGCAGCGGATGGTCGAGGAAGAGAAGTACTGCATCGACATCCTGACCCAGGTGTCGGCGATGACCAAGGCTCTCCAGTCGGTCGCGCTGGGCCTGCTCGATGAGCACCTGAGTCACTGCGTGGTGCAGGCCGCGGCGTCCGGGGGCACCGAGGCGGACGAGAAGGTCCGCGAGGCGTCCGAGGCGATCGCGCGGCTCGTGCGCTCATGA
- a CDS encoding copper-translocating P-type ATPase produces MDAHDHHDHHGHDKHAGHDPEMFRRKFWLSLALTVPVVVTSEMVMDWFGYSLDFPGISWVGPVLGSVVFFYGGWPFLVGAVREVRDRAPGMMLLISMAITVAYVASLATAVDVFDLDFWWELAALVTIMLLGHWQEMKAIGQAQGALAALAALLPDEAELVTGERKSIDELRPGDVLLVRSGGRVPADGRIVEGAAELDESMITGESRPVPRGTGDRVVAGTVATDSSIRVRVEAVGEDTALAGIQRLVAQAQESSGRAQVLADRFAALLFYIATAAAAVTFVAWWALGDADQAVVRTVTVLVIACPHALGLAIPLVIALSTAVSARAGILVKDRLALERMRTVDAVLFDKTGTLTKGAHKVTGVAGGEDVLSLAAGVEADSEHPLAKAIVAAADRPAQASNFRSLPGRGVQASINSIEYAVGGPALLRELGARVPDDLARKAEEWAERGAAVLHLIRLGTGEPEVRGAFALEDEVRPEARQAIAELRESGVRKIAMITGDARAVADSVGAQLGLDEVFAEVLPADKDRTVADLQSRGHTVAMVGDGVNDAPALARADVGIAIGAGTDVAIESAGVVLASSDPRGVAGVIRLSRASYRKMIQNLGWAAGYNILAIPLAAGVLAWAGITLSPAIGAVLMSASTIIVALNAQLLRKVHLTP; encoded by the coding sequence ATGGATGCCCACGATCACCACGATCACCACGGCCACGACAAGCACGCCGGGCACGACCCGGAGATGTTCCGCCGCAAGTTCTGGCTCAGCCTGGCACTGACCGTGCCGGTCGTGGTGACCAGCGAGATGGTCATGGACTGGTTCGGCTACTCCCTCGACTTCCCGGGCATCTCCTGGGTCGGCCCGGTGCTCGGGTCGGTCGTGTTCTTCTACGGCGGCTGGCCGTTCCTGGTCGGCGCGGTCCGGGAGGTGCGCGACCGGGCGCCCGGCATGATGCTGCTGATCTCGATGGCCATCACGGTGGCCTACGTGGCCTCGCTCGCCACCGCGGTCGACGTGTTCGACCTGGACTTCTGGTGGGAGCTGGCCGCGCTGGTCACGATCATGCTGCTGGGCCACTGGCAGGAGATGAAGGCCATCGGCCAGGCTCAGGGTGCCCTCGCGGCGCTCGCCGCACTGCTGCCCGACGAGGCCGAGCTGGTGACCGGCGAACGCAAGTCGATCGACGAGCTGCGCCCCGGCGACGTCCTCCTGGTCCGCTCCGGCGGCCGCGTGCCCGCCGACGGGCGCATCGTCGAGGGCGCCGCCGAGCTGGACGAATCCATGATCACCGGCGAATCCCGGCCGGTGCCCCGGGGCACGGGCGACCGGGTGGTCGCCGGCACCGTCGCCACCGACTCGTCCATCCGCGTACGGGTCGAGGCGGTCGGCGAGGACACCGCGCTCGCCGGCATCCAGCGCCTGGTCGCCCAGGCCCAGGAGTCCAGCGGCCGGGCCCAGGTGCTCGCCGACCGGTTCGCCGCGCTGCTCTTCTACATCGCCACCGCCGCCGCGGCGGTCACGTTCGTCGCGTGGTGGGCGCTCGGCGACGCGGACCAGGCGGTCGTCCGTACCGTGACGGTCCTGGTCATCGCCTGCCCGCACGCCCTCGGGCTGGCCATCCCGCTGGTGATCGCGCTGTCCACCGCGGTGTCCGCGCGGGCCGGCATCCTGGTCAAGGACCGCCTCGCCCTGGAGCGCATGCGCACCGTCGACGCCGTCCTGTTCGACAAGACCGGCACCCTCACCAAGGGCGCCCACAAGGTCACGGGCGTCGCGGGCGGCGAGGACGTCCTGTCACTCGCCGCCGGGGTCGAGGCCGACAGCGAGCATCCGCTCGCCAAGGCGATCGTCGCGGCCGCCGATCGGCCGGCCCAGGCCAGCAACTTCCGATCGCTGCCCGGCCGCGGCGTGCAGGCTTCGATAAACAGCATCGAGTACGCCGTGGGCGGTCCCGCCCTGCTGCGAGAGCTCGGTGCCCGGGTCCCCGACGACCTGGCCCGGAAGGCCGAAGAGTGGGCCGAGCGGGGCGCCGCCGTCCTGCACCTGATCCGCCTCGGCACCGGCGAGCCGGAAGTGCGCGGCGCGTTCGCCCTCGAAGACGAGGTACGCCCCGAAGCCCGCCAGGCCATCGCCGAGCTTCGCGAGTCGGGCGTGCGAAAGATCGCCATGATCACCGGTGACGCGCGCGCGGTCGCCGACTCGGTTGGCGCGCAACTCGGACTCGACGAGGTCTTCGCCGAGGTCCTCCCCGCAGACAAGGACCGCACGGTCGCCGACCTGCAATCCCGCGGGCACACCGTCGCGATGGTCGGCGACGGCGTCAACGACGCGCCCGCGCTGGCCCGGGCCGACGTGGGCATCGCGATCGGCGCCGGCACCGACGTCGCCATCGAGTCCGCCGGCGTGGTGCTCGCCTCGTCCGACCCGCGCGGGGTCGCCGGCGTCATCCGGCTGTCCCGCGCGTCGTACCGGAAGATGATCCAGAACCTCGGCTGGGCCGCCGGCTACAACATCCTCGCCATCCCGCTCGCCGCCGGCGTCCTAGCCTGGGCCGGCATCACGCTAAGCCCCGCAATCGGCGCCGTCCTGATGTCCGCCTCCACGATCATCGTCGCCCTAAACGCCCAACTCCTCCGCAAAGTCCACCTAACCCCCTGA
- a CDS encoding GNAT family N-acetyltransferase, whose amino-acid sequence MTGAEPMVVDNSAAGRFEVHVDGEVAGVALYKRRGATISFTHTEIDSRFEGRGLGSVLVRGALDAARAEGAAVLPFCPFVRSYIERHPEYLDLVPAGDRGRFDLERVQ is encoded by the coding sequence ATGACGGGCGCGGAGCCCATGGTGGTGGACAACTCGGCGGCGGGCCGCTTCGAGGTGCACGTGGACGGCGAGGTGGCCGGCGTCGCCCTCTACAAGCGGAGGGGGGCGACGATCTCGTTCACGCACACCGAAATTGACAGCCGCTTCGAGGGGCGCGGGCTAGGCTCGGTGCTGGTCCGAGGGGCCCTCGACGCCGCTCGTGCGGAAGGGGCCGCGGTGCTGCCGTTCTGCCCCTTCGTGCGCAGCTATATCGAGCGCCACCCCGAGTACCTCGACCTGGTCCCCGCGGGCGACCGCGGACGGTTCGACTTGGAGCGTGTGCAGTGA